One genomic region from Podarcis raffonei isolate rPodRaf1 chromosome Z, rPodRaf1.pri, whole genome shotgun sequence encodes:
- the UAP1L1 gene encoding UDP-N-acetylhexosamine pyrophosphorylase-like protein 1 isoform X2, translating into MACLEEEIRARLERAGQSHLLRFWGELDPAQRDSLLESLAKLDAEELGEHCRRAAEACAREEEPRQERLGCRIEPVPPEFFGSVCRSDPRTLEQWEEEGLRKISQNKVAVLLLAGGQGTRLGVPYPKGMYDVGLPSHKTLYQIQAERIRRVEQLAGDKFGTRCTVPWYIMTSEFTLGPTEKFFQEHNYFNLEKSNIIMFEQRMLPAVAFDGKAILEEKGKIAMAPDGNGGLYRALMDNKILEHMERCGVQYIHVYCVDNILVKMADPVFIGFCVSKGADCGAKVVEKAYPTEPVGVVCSVDGVYQVVEYSEISLETAQRRNADSRLTYSAGNICNHFFSLDFLKAVTEKFVAFEVPREEEFSPLKNSDAADKDTPITARRSLLSQHYRWAVKAGARFVNGNGQRIPEKPSLSGDDEPPAICEISPLVSYFGEGLEKYLKAKDLKSPFLLDETKAETLTRA; encoded by the exons ATGGCGTGCCTGGAAGAGGAGATCCGGGCGCGGCTGGAGCGTGCCGGCCAGTCCCACTTGCTGCGCTTCTGGGGCGAGCTGGACCCGGCGCAACGAGACTCTCTCCTGGAGTCGCTGGCGAAGCTGGACGCCGAGGAGCTGGGCGAGCATTGCCGGAGGGCGGCGGAGGCCTGCGCGCGGGAGGAAGAGCCGCGCCAGGAGAGACTGGGCTGCCGGATAGAGCCCGTCCCTCCAGAGTTCTTCGGCAGCGTTTGCAGGAGCGACCCGCGGACTTTGGAGCAGTGGGAGGAAGAGG GGCTCCGCAAGATCTCCCAGAACAAGGTGGCCGTGCTCCTTCTGGCTGGAGGGCAAGGGACACGCCTCGGGGTGCCTTACCCGAAGGGCATGTATGATGTGGGGCTGCCGAGCCATAAGACCCTCTATCAGATCCAGGCGGAGCGGATCCGCAGAGTGGAGCAGCTGGCTGGTGATAAGTTTGGAACTCGCTGCACAGTCCCTTG GTACATTATGACCAGTGAGTTCACTTTGGGACCGACAGAGAAATTCTTCCAGGAGCACAACTACTTTAACCTGGAGAAGTCCAACATCATCATGTTTGAGCAGAGGATGCTCCCGGCCGTGGCATTTGATGGGAAAGCAATCTTGGAAGAGAAAGGCAAGATTGCCATGGCGCCAG ATGGCAACGGTGGTTTGTACCGCGCCTTGATGGACAACAAGATCCTGGAGCACATGGAGCGGTGTGGCGTCCAGTACATCCATGTCTACTGTGTGGACAACATCCTTGTCAAAATGGCAGATCCCGTCTTCATTGGTTTCTGTGTCTCGAAAGGAGCTGATTGTGGTGCTAAG gtAGTGGAAAAAGCCTACCCCACAGAGCCCGTTGGGGTGGTTTGCTCTGTGGACGGAGTATATCAGGTGGTGGAATACAGCGAGATCTCCTTGGAAACAGCACAGAGGAGAAACGCGGACAGCCGATTGACATACAGCGCTGGAAATATCTGCAATCACTTCTTTAGTCTTGACTTCCTGAAGGCTGTCACAGA GAAGTTCGTAGCCTTTGAGGTCCCGAGGGAAGAGGAGTTCTCGCCTTTGAAGAACTCCGATGCAGCTGACAAAGACACTCCCATCACAGCTCGCCGGTCACTCCTCTCCCAACACTACCGTTGGGCTGTGAAGGCAGGAGCTAGATTTGTCAATGGCAATGGCCAGAGGATACCTGAGAAACCAAG tTTATCAGGAGATGACGAACCACCCGCTATATGTGAGATTTCACCTCTAGTCTCTTACTTTGGGGAG GGACTAGAGAAGTACCTGAAAGCCAAAGACCTCAAGTCACCTTTTCTACTTGATGAAACCAAAGCAGAAACATTAACAAGAGCTTGA
- the UAP1L1 gene encoding UDP-N-acetylhexosamine pyrophosphorylase-like protein 1 isoform X1 codes for MACLEEEIRARLERAGQSHLLRFWGELDPAQRDSLLESLAKLDAEELGEHCRRAAEACAREEEPRQERLGCRIEPVPPEFFGSVCRSDPRTLEQWEEEGLRKISQNKVAVLLLAGGQGTRLGVPYPKGMYDVGLPSHKTLYQIQAERIRRVEQLAGDKFGTRCTVPWYIMTSEFTLGPTEKFFQEHNYFNLEKSNIIMFEQRMLPAVAFDGKAILEEKGKIAMAPDGNGGLYRALMDNKILEHMERCGVQYIHVYCVDNILVKMADPVFIGFCVSKGADCGAKVVEKAYPTEPVGVVCSVDGVYQVVEYSEISLETAQRRNADSRLTYSAGNICNHFFSLDFLKAVTEKFEPRLKRHVAVKKVPFVDQEGNRVTPLKPNGIKLEKFVFDVFQFSKKFVAFEVPREEEFSPLKNSDAADKDTPITARRSLLSQHYRWAVKAGARFVNGNGQRIPEKPSLSGDDEPPAICEISPLVSYFGEGLEKYLKAKDLKSPFLLDETKAETLTRA; via the exons ATGGCGTGCCTGGAAGAGGAGATCCGGGCGCGGCTGGAGCGTGCCGGCCAGTCCCACTTGCTGCGCTTCTGGGGCGAGCTGGACCCGGCGCAACGAGACTCTCTCCTGGAGTCGCTGGCGAAGCTGGACGCCGAGGAGCTGGGCGAGCATTGCCGGAGGGCGGCGGAGGCCTGCGCGCGGGAGGAAGAGCCGCGCCAGGAGAGACTGGGCTGCCGGATAGAGCCCGTCCCTCCAGAGTTCTTCGGCAGCGTTTGCAGGAGCGACCCGCGGACTTTGGAGCAGTGGGAGGAAGAGG GGCTCCGCAAGATCTCCCAGAACAAGGTGGCCGTGCTCCTTCTGGCTGGAGGGCAAGGGACACGCCTCGGGGTGCCTTACCCGAAGGGCATGTATGATGTGGGGCTGCCGAGCCATAAGACCCTCTATCAGATCCAGGCGGAGCGGATCCGCAGAGTGGAGCAGCTGGCTGGTGATAAGTTTGGAACTCGCTGCACAGTCCCTTG GTACATTATGACCAGTGAGTTCACTTTGGGACCGACAGAGAAATTCTTCCAGGAGCACAACTACTTTAACCTGGAGAAGTCCAACATCATCATGTTTGAGCAGAGGATGCTCCCGGCCGTGGCATTTGATGGGAAAGCAATCTTGGAAGAGAAAGGCAAGATTGCCATGGCGCCAG ATGGCAACGGTGGTTTGTACCGCGCCTTGATGGACAACAAGATCCTGGAGCACATGGAGCGGTGTGGCGTCCAGTACATCCATGTCTACTGTGTGGACAACATCCTTGTCAAAATGGCAGATCCCGTCTTCATTGGTTTCTGTGTCTCGAAAGGAGCTGATTGTGGTGCTAAG gtAGTGGAAAAAGCCTACCCCACAGAGCCCGTTGGGGTGGTTTGCTCTGTGGACGGAGTATATCAGGTGGTGGAATACAGCGAGATCTCCTTGGAAACAGCACAGAGGAGAAACGCGGACAGCCGATTGACATACAGCGCTGGAAATATCTGCAATCACTTCTTTAGTCTTGACTTCCTGAAGGCTGTCACAGA GAAGTTTGAGCCCCGCTTGAAACGCCATGTGGCTGTCAAGAAAGTCCCTTTCGTCGACCAGGAGGGCAATCGGGTGACGCCGCTAAAACCCAACGGGATTAAGCTGGAGAAGTTTGTGTTTGATGTGTTCCAGTTTTCTAA GAAGTTCGTAGCCTTTGAGGTCCCGAGGGAAGAGGAGTTCTCGCCTTTGAAGAACTCCGATGCAGCTGACAAAGACACTCCCATCACAGCTCGCCGGTCACTCCTCTCCCAACACTACCGTTGGGCTGTGAAGGCAGGAGCTAGATTTGTCAATGGCAATGGCCAGAGGATACCTGAGAAACCAAG tTTATCAGGAGATGACGAACCACCCGCTATATGTGAGATTTCACCTCTAGTCTCTTACTTTGGGGAG GGACTAGAGAAGTACCTGAAAGCCAAAGACCTCAAGTCACCTTTTCTACTTGATGAAACCAAAGCAGAAACATTAACAAGAGCTTGA